TTTAAGCTCGTTCTCACATAGAACTGAACTGCCTGCAGCATCAGGCAGCATTGAGGAATTTAAGAAGGAATTATATCGGCTGAAAATTTGGAAGTGGCAGAAGGAATACCAAAACCCTGGAATCATATTGGATAGTGTGACGTGGTCCATAAAGCTGATTACAAAGGAGAATATTTTTGAGAGTCAGGGGATACAGGCATTCCCTGAGGGCTGGGAAAAGTTTTGTAAGGCACTTTCAAAGCTGACAGGAAAATATATATGCTAAAAAGCTGCTGCTAAGGAATAGCTGCAGCTTTTTTAGCGTTCTGAAATCATCTTAAGGACAAAACTCTTATCCTCCTCATCAATGAAAAGGCAATATTCTTCTTCCTCTGTTATGTCAAGAAGATGCTGAAGTTCTTTTGGAATATGGATAGAGCCATTTTCAGATATAAGTCTTTTATTATGGGTTGATTCCAAATCAGCCTTCTCAATAATAATTTGATCCTGGTCGAAGCGAAGATCAGCCAGTTTTCCCGGCATAAGCCCAAATTGGCTGCGCCACTTGCTTGGGAGCAGAATTTTACCAGTTTTATTGAAATTTTTGCATTTATACATTGTTAACATGCTGATCAGCTCCTTCTATGCTTGTTAATCTATTACACATATTGGAATGTTCAAAACACATATTTTAAGCAAATTTAAAAATATCTGCCGTTCTTGCGGAAAGAATGAATAATTTTCCTTTAAATACAAAACCTTTAAAAAAAGGTGGGGTAAGATGAAAAAGAAGCTATATTTGGTGCTTATAATTCTCCTTTCCTGGCTGACTGTTCCATTCATAGGCAAAAGGGATTTTAAACGTTTTTATCCAGCAGCCATTTTTATGTGCCTTTATGTTCTGATAGAAGGGTTTATCGCTGAAAAAAACAAATGGTGGACTATTAAGGAAAGATTACTTCCAAAGCTCAGTGGTGAACTCCCATTGATATTAGGGCCGTTTTTTGCGGGATCTATATGGATATTAAAATTAACTTATGGCAGGCCCTTGCTGTATATCCTTTTGAATTCAGTTGTTGATGCCTTTTTCGCCTACCCTTTTTATACTTGGTTCAAAAAGATTGGGATTTGGAGGCTTCTCCGTTTTACACAGCTGAAGCTATTTATGCTTTTCATGATGAAGTCAATATTCATGTATGTTTTTCATATGGCATTTGTGGATAAAAAAATATTATCGGCGGCAGTTGGCGGATATAGGAATTATTTTAATAAATTCCGAATGAATGAGAGAGAGGAGAGGGGATAATGGAAAAAAGAAGAGACATGTCCTGTACAGATGATAAAGATATTCTCCATCATCTAATGGAAGAACAAATTGCTTATATCTGTGTAGAGGAAGAAGAAGAACGAATGAAGGAAGAAACCATGAATAACGGGAATAACGATTAAGATCTTTTACTGAACGAGGTGGAAAATGAAAAAAATAATTGTCAGCCTTATGGTTTTGATTGCTTTATCAGAATACATTCCCATTCGGGCATTGTCCGTAGAAGCGCATGCTGAAAGACCAGAACCAGCCTATGCTAAATGGGGCAGACTTGCTATGGAAACAGCAAAAAAGAAATATCCTAAAGCTAAAATTCTTGACTACTTGCATATCGGCAGAGAAAGGAGACAAACAACAGACATCGAAAAGTTCAAGCTATGGATAGAAGATGAGGGCAAAGAATTCGGTCTATACATTGATATTGAATTTGATTCAAAAACTGACAGAGTCATCAGGATCAATACGCGAAGATCAGCTAATTAACTTGATCAGAATAAAACCAGGGGCTTTATGATATTATAAAGTCCCTGGTTTCTTATTCTCAAATTCAAATTTTGAATAACAATCAATCGCGAAGTCTGCATAGGGGTTAGGGTTGCGGAATGCACAGGTGCTGATGCCGATCTGTCTGGCAGGCATTAAATCTGTATCCTGGTCGCCAATGGCCAGATCAATATGATAACGCCGATGAAGATATTCATAGGATTCCGGATGCGGCTTTAAGGAGAAACCATCAAATTCAGGGCAGATAACTTCTTCAAAATGGGAAGTGAGTTTCCAATACTCGAGCAGCTCCTCAGTTGATTGCCGGTTCCGATGGGTTACCAGCACGTTTACATTATTTTGCTCTAATATTTCCCTTACATATGGGAATAATGGCTTCTCATCATGCTTAAAAGTAGCTTCCATTTGACGGAAATCCGCAATTTTATCCGGAGAAACATTAAATTTCTGATAGGCTGTCCCGTTTTTAAGAGGCATAAGTACTTCATGAGGATTCAGCTCTTTACCGGATATGCGAATAAAAGCCTGAACCAATGTGGGCCATGTATCTAGAATGGTGCCATCTAAATCCCAGAGAACATTCATAAAAATCTCACCTCCTTGCTATGTAACCATTGTATAGGTATTTAAAGGGGAAAGGCAAATACCCGGCAATCTTTTAATTGCCGGGTTTAATACTATCTTAATACATTAAAATATCTTGCTTCCGGATGAGCAAAGACCATTGCAGAGACAGATGCTTCCGGTTCCATCATGCATTCTTCTGTTAGCTTAACCCCGATATCCTCAGGCTGTATAAGCTTAAATAGCTTCTTCTGGTCCTCTAGATCAGGGCACGCAGGATATCCATAAGAAAAGCGTTGTCCCTGGTACTTCGCCGCAAAACGGTCCTTCATAGTCATTTCAACTGGATCAGGGAATCCCCAGCGATCCCGTATCTGACGATGGATCAGCTCGGCAAGCCCTTCAGCTGTCTCCAAAGCGAGCGACTGCAGGGCATGGCTTTCCAGGAATCTGCCTTCGGCTTTTAAACGGTCTGCTATACCGCGTATACCTTTTCCGGCAGTCACAGTAAAGAAGGCAGCATAATCCATTTGACCGCTTTCTTTTGATCTAAGGAAGTCCGCCAGACATAGGAATGGCTCCGTTTCCTGACGCGGGAACTCAAACGTTTCAATGATCGTTTTTTCATCTTCATCATAGATATACACCTTATCGCCATCTGACTGGGCAGGGAAGAATTGATAAACTGCTTTTGGTTCAATCCAGTTTTTCTCTTTTGCTTCAGCAATCAGTTCATCAACCATTGTGTTAATCTTAATCGCTTTTTCATCTTTTTCTGCAAGCAGCTTTTGCAAGTTTCCTTTTAAGCCAAGGTGATGGCCAATCAGCATTTGCTTATTTATATACGGCTCAATATGTGAGAGGGAATATGTTTTCAGCAAATGCCGCTTTAAGTCTTTTGGAACAAAAACTGGCACTTTTGTGCTGACTGTTGGTTTAGGCTTTACTGCAACTGCAACCGATCCGCGGTCAAAAGGGACTGCATTCAGGACCGCTGCCTGTTTTTCTGCCTGCTGAATCCGCAGTTTCTCCACTTCTTCTGGCTCCTGAAGCTGATTGGCTAGAGAAAGTCCATTCATGGCATCCTTGGCATATAGCACGAGTCCATCATATTCTTTGGAAATTTTAGTATCTGTAAACTTTCTCGACAATGCAGCGCCGCCTACTAATATCGGAATATCGATTCCTGCCTGTTTCATGTCATGTGCCGTAATGACCATCTGCTGTGCGGATTTAACAAGCAGACCTGAAAGGCCGACCATATCCGGATTCTCACGCCTGATTTTTTCAATCAATTCAGCAGGGAGACCTTGATTCCCAGGTCTATCACTTCATATCCATTATTGCTTAAAATAATATCCACAAGGTTTTTCCCTATATCATGGACATCCCCTTTAACGGTTGCCAGGATGATTTTCCCCTTGGATGAAGATTGTGCAGCATCCTTTTCCATATATGGCTCCAGATATGCAACAGATGCTTTCATAACCTCTGCACTTTGAAGGACTTCTGCAACAATCAGCTGGTTATCATTGAACAATCTTCCTACTTCCTTCATTCCATTCATTAATGGCCCATTAATGATATCAAGCGGAGCAGGGTATGCTTGCAGAGCCAGTTCAAGATCAGGCAGCAGCCCTTCTTTTGTTCCCTCCAGAATATAATAGGCGAGGCGTTCCTCAAGCGTCATATCCGGGAGGACACTTTTACTTTCTTTCTTCTTATCCCGGTAAAAATCAGTGAAAATGGCAAGTGATTCATCAGTAGTTTCGAAAAGAAGCTTTTCAGCCATTAAGACCTCTTCCTTTGAAATGGAGGCAAATCTTTCGAGCTTTTCCGTATTCACTATCGCATAATCGAGTCCTGCTTGAGTACAGTGATAAAGGAATACTGAATTTAATATCTCCCTGCCGACAGGAGGGAGGCCAAATGAAACATTACTGATTCCCAATATGGTTTGAACCTCCGGTAAAGCCTCTTTAATAAGTCTTATCCCATCTACCGTTGCCTTTGCAGACCCGATGTATTGCTCATCCCCTGTGCCGACAGGAAAGACGAGGGGGTCAAAAATAAGATCCTCAGGCGGAATTTGATACTTATTTACAAGCAAATCATACGAACGCTTTGCAATTTCCAGTTTTCTTTCAGCCGTAACACCCATTCCGGCTTCATCTATAGTACCTACTACCACAGCTGCACCATATCGATGGATCAGTGGGGCAATAGCTTCGAATCTTTCTTCGCCATCCTCCAGATTAATGGAATTTATGATGGCTTTACCCTGTGAATAGGTGAGGGCCTTCTCGATAACCGTTTCATCAGTTGAATCAATGACCAGCGGAACCTTAATTTTTTTACTAATTCCTTGATAAAGTTTTCAACATCCTGCATTTCTTCACGGTCAGGATCTGCAAGGCAAATATCAATTACGTGGGCTCCGCCTTTTACTTGCGCCCGGCCTATTTCAGCAGCTTCCTCGAACTTTCCTTCAGCAATCAGTCTTTTAAACTTGCGTGAGCCAATTACATTTGTGCGCTCGCCGACCATAATGGGCCTTAATGTCGGGTCATCATAAATCAGAGGTTCAATTCCGGAAACTTTATGCACTGAATTCCCCTCATAATTTCTGGGTTTATAATCTTTAACCGATTCAGCAATCGCCTGAATATGTTCAGGGGTGGTTCCGCAGCAGCCGCCTACGATATTCAGCCAGCCTTCCTTGGCAAAGCCCTCAAGCTTGCTCGCCAGTGATTCCGGAGTTTCATGGTACTGTCCTTCTTCATCAGGCAATCCTGCATTGGGATAGCAGCTGACTGCAGTAGATGCCAATCCTGACAGAGAACGGATATGGTCCTGCATGAATTCGGGCCCTGTCGCACAGTTGAGTCCGACTGCCAGTGGTTTCATATGTTCCAGCGAAATATAAAATGCTTCAATCGATTGGCCAGCAAGAGTCGTGCCCATCGGTTCAATCGTTCCCGAAACGATAAGCGGAAGTTTTATTCCCGTCTTTTTTGATGCATTTTCAATGCCGATAAAACCAGCCTTCACATTCAGCATGTCCTGGCTGGTTTCCAGGAGAAGAAGATCGGCTCCACCGTCAATTAACCCTCTGGCTTGTTCTTCATAAGCCGCAATCATTTCTTCAAATGTAGACCCGCCGGTTACACTCAGCGTCTTCGTCGTAGGACCCATGGCACCAGCCACATATCTTGGCCATTCAGGAGTTGAAATGCGGTCTGCAGCTTCCCTGGCAATTTCAACAGCAATTTTATTTAGTTCATAAGCTTTTTCTTCCAGATCGTAATCTGCCAGAACAATGCTGGTTGCGCCAAAGGTATTGGTTTCAATAATATCTGCGCCGGCTTTTAAATATTCAAGGTGAATATGTTCGATCACCGAAGGAGCTGTTATATTTAAATTCTCGTTGCAGCCTTCATATTCTTCGCCGCCAAAGTCAGCAGCGGTAAGATCGGCCCTCTGCAGCATGGTGCCCATTGCTCCATCCATAATCAGGATTTTCTTTTTTATCTGCTCCTGCAGTGATGGTTTATGCATGTTGTTTCCTCCTTGAAAGCCGTTCGGTTGTCTCACGGGCATAGTTTGATAGTTCAACAGTCATTTCATAGCGCATAAATGGAGTGATGAGGTAAATGCCATTAAACAGCTCTGCCGCGGCATCGATCAGCGACTTGGCAATAGCTATGCCTTCAGCTCCAGCCTGTGCAGGATCATCCTTTAATGAAGCCATCCGGTTTCTAATGCTGTCGGAAATTTTGATTCCAGGAACTTCATTATGCAGAAACTCAGCATTCCGGCTGCCGGTAAGAGGCATTAGGCCTATATAAACAGGTGCTTTTAAATCTTTCACAGCCTCATGAACTTCCAGCAGCTTCTCTTCAGAAAAAACAGGCTGCGAGATGAAATAGTCCGCACCATGTTCAATTTTCTTTTCAAGCCGTCCAACAGCTTTTTCCAATGAGCGGACATTGGGATTAAAAGCCCCTGCAACTGAAAAGGCAGCTTTCTGGCCGAGATCTTTCCCTGAAAAAGATAACCCTTCATTTAACTGCTTGATCATACTGATCAATTCAAATGATGAGACATCATATACAGAAGATGCTCCTGGAAAATCACCGACACGTGCAGGATCACCCGTTACGGCAAGAATATCATTTAATCCAAGTGCGTGCAGACCCATTAAATGGGATTGCAGTCCAATAATATTCCTATCCCTGCAGGTCACATGAACAAGCGGGCGCAATCCTGTCTGCTGCTTGACGAGATATCCAAGCGCAGAGTTGCATACCCGGGGGAAGCAAGGGAGTTATCTGCAAGTGTAATAGAATCTATTCCGGCTTCTTTCAATGCTTTTGCACCTTCGAAAAAGCGTGAAGTATCAAGCTTCCTTGGAGGATCCAATTCAACAATGACAGAAGGCCTTTCCCTGACAATATCTTGAAGAGGAGGGAGCTCTCTTGATGATGATGGCTTTTCAGAAACCATGACTTTATTGATTGCCTTTGTCTCTTTTTCCTCTATTGGCGGAAGTCCTTTTAAAACGTCAGAAAACGCCTTGATATGGTCAGGTGTTGTTCCACAGCAGCCTCCAAGCAGGCGGACACCCTGATTTCGGAATTCAATCGCTGACTGCCGGAAATATTCTGCATCTCCTTCATAATGAAATTTGCCATCCGTATAGGCTGGAATACTGGCATTTGGATAAGCAGAAAGATAGGCATGCTTTGGCAAAGGCACACTTTCGAGAGTTTTCAGCATATGATGCGGACCAAGCCTGCAATTGATTCCCACAACATCCGCACCAATTCCTTCAAGCTTTGCTA
This window of the Cytobacillus pseudoceanisediminis genome carries:
- a CDS encoding HAD hydrolase-like protein, giving the protein MNVLWDLDGTILDTWPTLVQAFIRISGKELNPHEVLMPLKNGTAYQKFNVSPDKIADFRQMEATFKHDEKPLFPYVREILEQNNVNVLVTHRNRQSTEELLEYWKLTSHFEEVICPEFDGFSLKPHPESYEYLHRRYHIDLAIGDQDTDLMPARQIGISTCAFRNPNPYADFAIDCYSKFEFENKKPGTL
- a CDS encoding DUF3889 domain-containing protein; the encoded protein is MKKIIVSLMVLIALSEYIPIRALSVEAHAERPEPAYAKWGRLAMETAKKKYPKAKILDYLHIGRERRQTTDIEKFKLWIEDEGKEFGLYIDIEFDSKTDRVIRINTRRSAN